One segment of Schistocerca cancellata isolate TAMUIC-IGC-003103 chromosome 2, iqSchCanc2.1, whole genome shotgun sequence DNA contains the following:
- the LOC126162269 gene encoding uncharacterized protein LOC126162269 isoform X5, which translates to MKAALLLVAALVAVAEVHGQPEESTTANIGNANLSTGNITAENRFLGRSSNTEDDDDTICVAADSKFYLYANSLKLYSCYNELPKVYVVKPKSQCKPYLSDCPRN; encoded by the exons ATGAAGGCTGCTTTGTTGCTTGTTGCTG CACTGGTAGCAGTGGCGGAGGTCCACGGACAACCAGAAGAGTCGACCACCGCCAACATCGGGAATGCGAATCTAAGCACCGGAAATATCACGGCTGAGAATAGATTTCTGGGGAGGTCGTCCAACACGGAAGACGACGATGATACCATTTGTGTCGCAGCAGACAGCAAGTTCTACTTGTATGCTAATTCGTTGAAGCTGTATTCTTGCTACAACGAACTACCGAAAG TTTACGTTGTGAAACCAAAGAGTCAATGCAAACCATACCTGTCAGATTGTCCCAGGAACTAG